A window of the Rhizobium viscosum genome harbors these coding sequences:
- a CDS encoding caspase family protein produces the protein MADRKLKILGVHGLGDQRASAWAQIWTDALETAFPKVPGLSIRPEFMTYDDIFEKTEISFAESVSAIWKLAKSGATETFRRERGIVSDISDRIKWTAGYVVAWVEDETFKRKTRKRVYDAILDHKPDVILAHSLGSLITYNAFAHSDAKSQELADILSRAHYVTFGSQIGNPFVIRNLTNGRIQPLDVEFWYHLYNVHDDVFTAPIRLPDARNFSQTDTPFDDEGVADHSAVGYLTNPATISNVWRSIAAETTNARVFAPSVVAQTRSVEGKDRKRQKALLVGINDYPDPANRLEGCINDVFMMSSVLQDCGVPPEAIRTCLDKRATAEGIKSRLQWLLDDPKPGDELIFYYSGHGARVPEYGNNFEPDHYVETLVPWDFNWSPETYVADDQIYELYSQLPYDTRLIMIFDCCHSGGIHRDGGARPRGITPPDDIRHRELKWDSKTQMWVSRDFQRIVDEFSPKKDVEATYFGNSGASERIGRASMLRGTSSREYNRLKKQDPALAAGPYLPLIIEACGEDQLSYEYRHGATSYGAFTYSLASILRSAGKVTFEDLVDKTRGRLEDLQYNQKPQILGPTAVLQSEVPWRAA, from the coding sequence ATGGCGGATAGGAAGCTGAAAATACTAGGGGTGCACGGACTTGGCGACCAAAGGGCATCAGCGTGGGCGCAGATATGGACCGACGCTCTGGAAACCGCTTTTCCCAAAGTGCCCGGCCTATCGATTAGACCCGAATTCATGACCTATGACGACATATTCGAGAAGACGGAAATCAGCTTTGCAGAAAGCGTTTCGGCCATCTGGAAGCTTGCAAAGAGCGGCGCTACCGAAACGTTCAGACGAGAACGCGGCATCGTCTCGGATATCTCCGACAGGATCAAATGGACGGCAGGATATGTGGTTGCCTGGGTGGAGGACGAGACTTTCAAAAGAAAGACGCGCAAGCGCGTCTACGACGCAATTCTGGATCACAAGCCGGATGTCATTCTCGCCCACAGCCTCGGCTCTCTGATTACATATAACGCGTTCGCTCACAGCGATGCGAAATCCCAAGAGTTGGCCGACATCCTCAGCCGCGCACACTATGTCACGTTCGGCTCGCAAATCGGCAATCCATTCGTCATTCGCAACCTGACCAATGGCCGAATCCAGCCCCTTGACGTGGAATTCTGGTACCACCTCTACAACGTTCACGACGACGTCTTCACGGCACCGATAAGGCTCCCGGACGCGCGTAACTTCAGCCAGACCGACACGCCTTTCGATGATGAAGGTGTCGCAGATCACTCGGCGGTTGGTTACCTGACAAACCCGGCGACAATTTCAAACGTGTGGCGGTCCATCGCCGCTGAAACGACGAACGCGAGGGTCTTCGCACCTTCGGTGGTGGCCCAGACCCGTTCCGTAGAGGGCAAGGATCGCAAGCGTCAGAAAGCACTGCTCGTCGGCATAAACGACTATCCGGATCCTGCGAACCGGCTCGAAGGCTGCATCAACGACGTCTTCATGATGAGCTCCGTTCTCCAGGATTGCGGCGTGCCACCCGAAGCCATCCGCACATGTCTCGACAAGCGCGCGACAGCCGAGGGTATCAAGTCGCGCCTGCAGTGGCTGTTGGATGATCCAAAGCCGGGTGACGAATTGATATTCTACTACAGCGGTCACGGAGCCAGGGTTCCAGAATACGGCAACAATTTCGAACCTGACCACTATGTCGAGACGCTCGTGCCCTGGGACTTCAACTGGTCCCCGGAGACCTACGTCGCCGACGATCAGATATACGAGCTCTACAGCCAGCTGCCCTATGACACCCGGTTGATCATGATATTCGATTGCTGCCATTCGGGTGGTATTCATCGCGATGGCGGCGCACGGCCCCGCGGGATCACGCCACCGGACGACATCAGGCACCGGGAACTGAAATGGGATAGCAAAACCCAAATGTGGGTGAGCCGCGACTTCCAAAGGATTGTCGATGAATTCAGTCCCAAAAAAGACGTCGAAGCAACGTATTTCGGGAATTCTGGCGCAAGCGAGAGGATCGGTCGTGCGTCCATGCTGCGAGGTACTTCGTCACGGGAATACAACCGCCTCAAAAAGCAAGACCCGGCGCTCGCGGCAGGCCCGTATCTTCCCCTTATCATAGAGGCATGCGGCGAGGACCAACTGTCGTACGAATACAGACACGGCGCCACAAGCTATGGTGCGTTCACCTACAGTCTTGCCAGCATCTTGCGAAGCGCAGGCAAGGTTACCTTCGAAGACCTTGTCGACAAGACACGCGGCCGGCTGGAAGACCTGCAATATAACCAGAAGCCGCAGATCCTGGGACCGACCGCGGTCCTTCAGTCCGAGGTGCCATGGAGAGCCGCGTAA
- a CDS encoding helix-turn-helix transcriptional regulator, which yields MTELSNPALSELIGTIYDCTLDASKWDQALEFIVGVFACEKAILSLNDLIEDRILIKKSVGWEPFWLYEREKHLPEIHGKLSAWLLRHPDLNNPFVASREIPPTDLEASAYLQKCLRPQGIVDVAHFFMISTRTHFSELVLFWAEQHGSVIERAIELGALLLPHLRRAVTISNVLGIRTIERTWMASTLDALRQGVVLVDGHGAILHANRSAEHMLQNGSPIEGVGGVLRAKRRTANTELSKALTLAARDESTIGDAGTAICLTEQNLPQIFAHVLPMGGGQLRSEMQPGAAAAVFIDASPDGQSSADALASAFRLTEAETRVLASLVAGRSLSETATELGIAHTTARTHLTHIFEKTGVSRQADLIRLAMQAAHSRPVSSR from the coding sequence ATGACGGAACTGTCGAATCCTGCATTATCGGAGCTAATTGGTACAATCTACGATTGTACACTCGACGCTTCGAAATGGGATCAAGCGCTTGAATTCATTGTTGGGGTATTTGCCTGTGAAAAGGCAATTCTGTCGCTCAATGATCTGATTGAAGATCGGATCCTGATCAAGAAAAGCGTGGGATGGGAGCCGTTCTGGCTGTATGAGCGGGAGAAACACCTTCCCGAAATTCACGGCAAGCTTAGTGCTTGGCTTCTGCGCCACCCTGATCTCAATAACCCCTTCGTTGCATCGCGGGAAATTCCACCGACGGACCTCGAAGCATCGGCATATCTGCAGAAGTGTCTGAGACCCCAAGGCATTGTGGACGTTGCGCATTTTTTTATGATTTCCACGCGCACTCATTTCTCGGAGTTGGTGTTGTTTTGGGCGGAGCAACATGGCTCAGTGATTGAGCGCGCGATTGAATTGGGAGCGTTGCTGCTGCCGCATCTCCGACGCGCCGTAACAATCAGCAACGTGCTCGGCATCCGCACGATTGAACGCACATGGATGGCCAGCACACTGGACGCGCTACGCCAGGGGGTTGTGTTGGTAGATGGCCACGGCGCCATCCTGCACGCCAACCGGTCGGCCGAGCACATGCTGCAGAACGGCAGCCCTATCGAGGGTGTCGGCGGGGTTCTTCGTGCCAAGCGCCGCACGGCCAACACTGAACTCTCCAAAGCTCTTACGCTTGCGGCGCGGGATGAGTCGACTATTGGAGATGCCGGCACTGCGATCTGCCTTACGGAGCAAAACTTGCCGCAGATCTTCGCGCACGTTCTGCCGATGGGAGGTGGTCAACTGCGTTCTGAAATGCAGCCAGGCGCGGCGGCAGCGGTGTTTATCGATGCATCGCCGGACGGGCAAAGCAGCGCGGACGCACTTGCATCCGCATTCAGGCTGACAGAGGCCGAAACCCGCGTCCTCGCTAGCCTCGTTGCAGGACGCTCACTGTCGGAGACTGCAACCGAACTCGGTATCGCCCACACGACAGCAAGGACGCATCTCACCCATATTTTCGAGAAGACTGGTGTCTCACGTCAGGCCGATCTCATACGTCTGGCAATGCAAGCTGCTCATTCTAGGCCGGTTAGTAGCCGCTGA
- a CDS encoding S8 family serine peptidase, which produces MVNPLDRMRKLNSRLRCVANGDSSVNAVRAQQNGAVRLKPAAQKLAVPDLANLTAGDSVKASKHIIDRISRGPKQVELAKDVEVNVFVLLNRESAKTPAMVTRRNGRVGTATIRVSDLHKLDSDPVVQAIELAETLSAPNPHVARNKGQEPSAHRFQQFNEGSLTVGGHDQKIDNIGENVLIGIIDVGGIDFAHEDFLDEAGNSRVIAIWDQGGDAFDPPDLPVSEDRAGKTKGRGSELTAGHIAFALKEAKAARVSPYDLAPQSQQIRGSHATHVASIAAGRSGLCKKAKIAAVLISLPDEDQDRSKSFYDTTCIVDAMSYLFALAEARPDIEAISINISLGTNGGPHDASGFLSRWIDVSMTEPGRSICVAAGNAGQEAPEYEGDTGFWSGRVHSSGHIPSAALRRDLEWLVVGDGVEDISENELEIWYSAQDEFDVELLSPTGMRIGPVSPGQRVENLLLADCTVVSIYNVLTDPKNGDNRISIYLSPYMADPIVGITAGAWKIRLTGKVVRNGRYNAWIERDDPVRGRIRAQWRLPSFFGPATFVDHSTLSSLACGPRVIGVANLDETRERINVSSSQGPTRDGRMKPEIAAPGTKIVAACGFDPDNKWIEMTGTSMASPYVAGVAGLMLSLNPELTAAQIGGIIQRTSQPLPGSGYEWNNGSGFGVVDLTACLREVLRMIQPVDDLTDRLQQQMKGAR; this is translated from the coding sequence GTGGTCAACCCACTCGACCGGATGCGCAAACTCAACAGTCGTCTGCGTTGCGTGGCAAACGGCGACTCCAGCGTTAACGCCGTTCGCGCGCAGCAGAACGGCGCGGTGCGGTTGAAACCCGCTGCGCAAAAACTTGCCGTCCCGGATCTCGCCAATCTGACGGCCGGCGACAGCGTGAAGGCATCGAAGCATATCATAGACAGGATTTCGCGCGGCCCAAAGCAGGTTGAGCTGGCAAAGGACGTCGAGGTGAACGTCTTCGTTCTCCTCAACCGGGAAAGTGCGAAGACGCCGGCCATGGTCACGCGCCGAAATGGACGCGTTGGCACCGCCACGATCCGCGTGTCGGACCTGCACAAGCTGGATTCGGACCCTGTCGTACAGGCAATCGAACTCGCCGAGACGCTCTCCGCGCCGAACCCTCATGTGGCCCGCAACAAAGGCCAGGAGCCATCGGCGCATCGTTTCCAGCAGTTCAACGAAGGCTCCCTCACCGTCGGCGGACACGATCAAAAAATCGACAATATCGGCGAGAACGTCTTGATCGGCATCATCGATGTCGGCGGCATCGATTTCGCGCACGAGGACTTCCTGGACGAAGCGGGCAATTCGCGCGTCATAGCGATATGGGATCAGGGCGGCGATGCTTTCGATCCACCCGACCTTCCCGTCTCCGAGGACAGGGCCGGAAAGACAAAGGGGCGAGGGTCCGAACTGACTGCCGGACACATTGCATTCGCGTTGAAGGAGGCAAAGGCGGCGAGGGTCTCTCCCTACGATCTGGCGCCGCAGTCCCAGCAAATTCGTGGCTCCCATGCCACCCATGTCGCCAGCATCGCGGCAGGTCGGTCGGGACTTTGCAAGAAAGCGAAGATTGCGGCGGTGCTGATATCGCTTCCCGACGAGGACCAGGATCGCAGCAAGTCGTTTTACGACACGACCTGCATTGTCGATGCCATGTCTTACCTCTTCGCGCTGGCCGAGGCCAGGCCGGATATCGAAGCGATATCGATCAACATCAGTCTCGGCACGAACGGCGGCCCGCACGATGCCTCTGGCTTCCTGTCGCGCTGGATCGACGTGTCGATGACCGAACCCGGGCGGTCGATTTGCGTTGCTGCGGGAAATGCCGGACAGGAGGCGCCTGAATATGAAGGCGACACCGGTTTCTGGTCGGGTCGCGTGCACTCGAGCGGCCACATCCCATCGGCTGCTTTGCGACGTGACCTGGAATGGCTGGTCGTCGGCGACGGTGTGGAGGACATTTCCGAAAACGAGCTGGAGATCTGGTACAGTGCTCAGGACGAATTCGACGTCGAGCTGCTTTCGCCGACAGGAATGCGCATCGGTCCCGTTTCGCCCGGCCAGAGGGTCGAAAACCTTCTGCTTGCCGATTGCACTGTCGTGTCGATCTACAATGTGCTTACCGATCCCAAAAACGGTGATAACCGAATCTCGATCTATCTAAGCCCATACATGGCCGATCCGATCGTTGGAATTACGGCCGGCGCCTGGAAAATACGTCTTACAGGTAAAGTCGTGCGAAACGGACGCTACAATGCCTGGATCGAACGTGACGACCCGGTTCGAGGACGCATTCGGGCGCAATGGCGGCTACCGTCCTTTTTCGGGCCCGCCACGTTCGTCGACCATTCGACACTGAGCTCGCTTGCTTGCGGCCCGCGCGTGATCGGCGTGGCAAATCTCGACGAAACGCGCGAGAGGATCAATGTCTCCTCGAGCCAGGGGCCGACCCGCGACGGCAGGATGAAGCCGGAGATTGCCGCTCCAGGGACAAAAATCGTTGCCGCCTGCGGCTTCGATCCGGATAACAAATGGATCGAGATGACGGGCACCAGCATGGCAAGCCCCTACGTCGCCGGGGTTGCCGGGCTAATGCTGTCGCTGAACCCGGAGCTCACCGCCGCCCAGATCGGCGGGATCATCCAGCGGACGTCCCAGCCTCTGCCGGGATCGGGCTACGAATGGAACAACGGCTCAGGTTTTGGCGTCGTCGATCTTACCGCCTGCCTTCGGGAGGTCCTCCGCATGATCCAGCCCGTCGACGACCTCACCGATCGACTTCAACAACAGATGAAAGGCGCTCGCTGA
- a CDS encoding S1/P1 nuclease, which produces MRRLGIVLASAFSLASGQAFAWWDMGHKEIAALAYGKLTPAVHAKVDGLIKHHLAYPLWIKGMEGLPADEVAQAAFVNAAVWADDIKAELSCRTLGAPGCYQGGSDDPVGSPQASRNLGTVDHLIHDYWHYFDIPFSQDGTQTKGSPAVNALSQIKVLPAALSDPKSSEDLKSFDLVWLLHLLGDAHQPLHATQRFSKDLPDGDRGGNGELVDIGLADDPSQHAVWDGMLGDSGPASAAIAAAATLPPADPTAAETSDPQRWFEEGFEIAKKDVYASEIGPGKGPYRLSAGYLANARTVAQARAAVPGARLANLINGALKWIVEGLIPPTSSGTI; this is translated from the coding sequence GTGCGGCGCCTTGGGATCGTTCTCGCATCCGCTTTTTCGCTCGCATCCGGCCAGGCCTTCGCCTGGTGGGACATGGGCCACAAGGAAATCGCCGCGTTGGCCTATGGCAAACTTACCCCTGCGGTGCACGCAAAGGTCGATGGTTTGATAAAGCACCATCTTGCCTATCCTCTCTGGATCAAGGGCATGGAGGGACTGCCGGCCGACGAGGTCGCGCAGGCCGCCTTCGTCAATGCCGCGGTCTGGGCCGACGACATCAAGGCGGAGCTCAGCTGCAGGACGCTCGGAGCGCCGGGCTGCTATCAGGGCGGGAGCGATGACCCGGTTGGCAGCCCTCAGGCCAGCAGAAACCTCGGCACCGTCGATCACCTGATCCACGACTACTGGCATTACTTTGACATTCCCTTTTCGCAGGATGGAACGCAGACCAAGGGTTCACCGGCGGTGAACGCCCTCTCGCAAATCAAGGTACTGCCAGCCGCGCTATCGGATCCAAAATCCTCCGAGGACCTCAAATCCTTCGATCTCGTCTGGTTGCTGCATCTGCTCGGCGACGCGCATCAACCCCTGCACGCAACGCAGCGCTTTTCCAAGGACCTGCCGGACGGAGACAGGGGCGGAAACGGCGAGCTCGTCGACATCGGGCTTGCCGACGATCCGAGCCAGCATGCCGTATGGGACGGCATGCTCGGCGACAGCGGGCCGGCTTCAGCCGCAATAGCCGCAGCTGCCACGCTACCACCAGCCGACCCCACCGCGGCCGAGACCTCGGATCCGCAAAGATGGTTTGAAGAAGGCTTCGAGATTGCGAAGAAGGACGTCTATGCATCCGAGATCGGTCCCGGAAAGGGACCGTACCGGCTTTCCGCCGGCTATCTCGCGAACGCGAGAACCGTCGCGCAGGCGCGTGCGGCGGTCCCTGGGGCGAGGCTGGCAAACCTGATCAACGGCGCGCTGAAGTGGATTGTTGAAGGTCTGATACCACCAACAAGCTCTGGCACTATTTGA
- a CDS encoding IS630 family transposase (programmed frameshift) has product MARALSDDLRLRVLKASDEGMSARQAAARFGVGVSSAIRWIARAKIGELAPRPQGRRRASSLDANEAFIVGLIEERKDITLNEMVERLAIEQSVQISRSALGAWLQGRGWTFKKKSAHALEQERPDILKRRQDWFDGQPDLEPTKLVFIDETGLSTKMARLRGRAPRGQRCRAGVPHGHWKTTTFTGALRLTGMTAPFVYDGAMNSTVFLAYVEQVLVPTLSRGDVVIMDNLPAHKGGGVRDAIEAAGASLLYLPPYSPDFNPIENAFAKLKALLRAKAERTVSALWDTVGSILHLFTAAECANYFSAAGYEPD; this is encoded by the exons ATGGCCAGAGCGCTCAGTGATGATCTTCGGTTGCGGGTTCTAAAAGCTTCGGACGAGGGCATGTCGGCACGGCAGGCGGCGGCCCGTTTCGGAGTAGGCGTGTCGAGCGCAATCCGCTGGATTGCGCGGGCCAAGATTGGCGAGTTGGCGCCGCGGCCGCAGGGTCGTCGCCGCGCCTCCAGCCTGGATGCGAACGAGGCCTTTATCGTTGGGCTGATCGAGGAGCGCAAAGACATCACGCTGAACGAGATGGTGGAGCGGCTTGCCATCGAGCAATCTGTGCAGATCAGCCGCAGCGCGCTCGGCGCCTGGTTGCAGGGGCGAGGCTGGACATTCA AAAAAAAGTCCGCTCATGCATTGGAGCAGGAGCGGCCCGACATCCTGAAACGACGCCAGGACTGGTTCGACGGGCAGCCCGATCTGGAGCCAACGAAGCTCGTTTTTATTGATGAGACCGGCTTGTCGACCAAGATGGCCAGACTGCGCGGCCGTGCTCCACGAGGCCAGCGTTGCCGGGCCGGGGTGCCGCATGGCCACTGGAAGACCACTACCTTCACCGGCGCACTGCGACTGACGGGAATGACTGCCCCTTTTGTGTACGACGGCGCCATGAACAGCACCGTGTTCCTGGCCTATGTTGAACAGGTTTTGGTCCCGACGTTGTCGCGAGGGGACGTCGTTATCATGGATAACTTGCCTGCACACAAGGGTGGCGGTGTACGCGATGCGATCGAGGCAGCAGGCGCAAGCCTTCTCTACCTTCCGCCCTATAGTCCCGATTTTAACCCGATCGAGAACGCCTTTGCCAAGCTCAAGGCGCTGCTGCGTGCCAAAGCGGAGCGAACCGTCAGCGCGCTATGGGACACGGTCGGATCAATCCTACACCTCTTCACAGCGGCCGAATGCGCAAACTACTTTAGCGCAGCCGGATATGAACCGGATTAA
- a CDS encoding MBL fold metallo-hydrolase yields MRIEVFPAASGDCLLITSSDDKRMLADAGLPDAYDTFIAAPLAALRHASKAIDVVYVSHIDRDHIGGVLRLLDDEVKWRVFDHMQSNGMPFKQPAAPRPPEVRAIWHNAFLEDIARSEDIKLDGALAASANALAGLNAAGLGTSEAARAAERAEMLALSVGDAIEVNWRVGDDQLGIPLNPDVNGAMMVARPKDPIALGSMQITVLGPTKVELKELRKQWIAWLKGNETYLRKLRESHRKDIDDLRNGLSPTELARRIQQNTKGIEGDVTPPNLASLVLLVEGDGRRILMTGDAGDESLMKYLTAANLIGDDKRLDVDVLKVPHHGAHNSYSTVFVEKIRARHYIYCGDGEHHNPEPEVVKGYIRAVEAAPLAGGESTTFWFNCSTARCEPKHSKLWQTIEGFFQGGGVASTTKARFLARNADRHVVDIS; encoded by the coding sequence ATGCGTATCGAGGTATTTCCGGCGGCCAGCGGCGACTGCCTGCTGATCACATCGAGCGACGACAAGCGAATGCTGGCGGATGCAGGGCTTCCGGACGCTTACGATACGTTTATCGCCGCACCGCTTGCCGCCCTGCGCCATGCCAGCAAAGCCATTGACGTCGTCTATGTATCGCATATCGACCGCGACCATATCGGCGGTGTCTTGCGGCTGCTGGACGACGAGGTGAAATGGCGGGTATTCGACCATATGCAGAGCAACGGCATGCCGTTCAAACAACCCGCAGCCCCGCGACCGCCGGAGGTTCGCGCGATCTGGCACAACGCATTTCTCGAGGATATCGCTCGCAGCGAAGACATCAAGCTCGATGGGGCGCTTGCCGCAAGCGCCAATGCGCTTGCGGGCCTCAACGCGGCGGGACTCGGCACATCCGAGGCGGCCAGAGCCGCCGAACGTGCCGAGATGCTGGCCCTGAGTGTCGGCGACGCGATCGAAGTCAACTGGCGGGTCGGTGACGACCAGCTCGGCATTCCCTTGAACCCGGACGTCAATGGCGCAATGATGGTGGCGCGTCCTAAGGATCCGATCGCGCTCGGCTCCATGCAAATTACGGTCCTCGGCCCGACAAAGGTCGAACTCAAAGAGCTTCGTAAGCAGTGGATTGCATGGCTGAAGGGCAACGAGACATATCTGCGAAAACTGCGCGAGAGCCACCGCAAGGACATCGACGATCTGCGCAACGGGCTGTCGCCGACCGAGCTTGCTCGACGGATCCAACAGAATACGAAAGGGATCGAAGGGGACGTTACGCCCCCCAACCTGGCGTCTCTCGTGCTGCTCGTTGAAGGCGATGGTCGGCGGATCCTGATGACGGGAGACGCCGGCGATGAGAGCCTTATGAAATACCTCACGGCAGCCAACCTTATCGGCGACGACAAACGGCTCGACGTCGATGTCCTGAAGGTGCCCCATCATGGAGCGCACAACAGCTATTCTACGGTGTTCGTCGAGAAGATCCGTGCCCGCCACTACATCTATTGCGGCGATGGCGAACACCATAATCCCGAGCCCGAGGTCGTGAAAGGATATATCCGGGCCGTGGAGGCCGCGCCGCTGGCAGGCGGTGAAAGCACGACCTTCTGGTTCAATTGCTCCACGGCACGATGCGAGCCGAAGCATTCGAAGCTCTGGCAGACGATTGAAGGCTTCTTCCAGGGTGGCGGTGTTGCTTCGACCACGAAAGCCCGCTTTCTGGCCAGAAATGCGGATCGGCATGTCGTCGACATAAGCTAG
- a CDS encoding CHAT domain-containing protein — translation MWYSDWRVWAVVAALGLLVLVFAIIRFFVRRRDAEILIGRDVKSLDDDDEGGVRGRPRDASRGTRRPRPPSTGEDAFRHGRDMALPRPEPDRSPRPTEKRKAKLDRTPPLYPAGPASDPRDDQAMQKPTDDKDIGEKLGSRIPKVIITGAGSENIVVDGGPLKRFVNVEVLNSAGANIRSAGEIGPDRLFVMRLAISSLSLTSLVRNPQEFPEETIPKDSFIDIVVTSAEFEVATDGESFAQSAVGMLFLPGDGGPATLNGKQSIDFRAKASIAGKGYCHIVFKFRGAIIQSFLLTKASEVAGGRGEITVDVEFSLGGDMPPKVPEVPERDRLSMLTSMRKEGFNQLIISGRDGSDATTAVFNIDGKGLSKTIWELRGALENRAATARRRSKADLERDLKEIAPLGAKLFNQLPAQHFKTLMPLLNRKFDGVIHVARANSAEFVAPWSLVYDIPLTGKTPIVCEVVSNWDGRSDLVSGDVRQCPHGPHGKDVLCPFGFWGMRYAIEQLVSTEHPQTAIDVYEDCKIMAVQTLYDVDLASLSAHLASLTKIISARLPGATVSIQKSKASLETTLWQDMPILYFYCHGERTNPSDPDVHLGIERGQLITANDLNSWAWFWMFQQGAMMWQKTHPLVFINACSSVGIYPETLMSYVDVFIGRLQAAGVIGTEIKVHQKLAMEFAETFFTHLLLPGNTVETALRALRLDYLKEGNLFGLVYTPYCWADLHLSMLRPGADNGP, via the coding sequence ATGTGGTACAGCGACTGGAGAGTGTGGGCTGTTGTCGCAGCCCTCGGCCTTTTGGTTCTTGTCTTTGCTATTATTCGATTTTTTGTCCGAAGGCGGGACGCCGAGATCCTGATCGGACGCGACGTGAAAAGTCTTGACGACGATGATGAAGGCGGGGTCCGTGGTCGTCCGCGGGACGCGTCCCGGGGGACGCGTCGACCGCGGCCTCCCTCCACGGGAGAGGACGCTTTTCGCCATGGTAGAGATATGGCGTTGCCGCGCCCCGAACCCGATCGCTCGCCGCGGCCGACGGAGAAACGCAAGGCGAAACTTGATCGCACGCCGCCGCTCTATCCAGCTGGACCGGCTTCGGACCCACGCGACGATCAGGCAATGCAGAAGCCGACGGACGACAAGGATATTGGGGAGAAGTTGGGAAGCCGGATCCCAAAGGTGATAATAACCGGTGCCGGCTCCGAAAACATCGTAGTCGATGGAGGCCCGCTGAAACGCTTCGTCAATGTCGAAGTCCTCAATTCCGCCGGCGCCAATATTCGCTCGGCAGGTGAGATTGGTCCAGACCGCCTTTTTGTCATGCGGCTCGCTATTTCAAGCCTGTCCCTGACCTCTCTTGTCCGCAATCCGCAGGAATTTCCGGAAGAGACCATTCCGAAAGACTCGTTTATCGATATCGTCGTCACCAGCGCTGAATTCGAAGTTGCGACAGATGGGGAGTCCTTCGCACAAAGTGCTGTCGGAATGCTCTTCCTGCCGGGCGATGGCGGACCAGCAACCCTCAACGGCAAGCAGTCGATCGATTTTCGCGCGAAAGCGTCGATCGCCGGAAAAGGCTATTGCCACATCGTCTTCAAGTTCCGGGGTGCGATTATCCAATCCTTTCTGCTGACCAAGGCTTCCGAAGTCGCTGGTGGCAGAGGTGAGATCACCGTCGACGTCGAATTTTCTCTCGGCGGCGACATGCCGCCAAAAGTTCCTGAGGTCCCCGAGCGTGACCGCCTGAGTATGCTGACATCGATGCGCAAGGAGGGTTTCAATCAGCTTATCATCTCGGGACGGGACGGCAGCGACGCCACGACTGCAGTCTTCAACATTGACGGCAAGGGCTTGAGCAAGACGATATGGGAATTGCGCGGCGCCTTAGAGAACCGCGCGGCAACCGCCCGCAGGCGCTCGAAGGCGGATCTCGAACGGGACTTGAAGGAGATCGCACCGCTCGGCGCGAAACTGTTCAATCAATTGCCAGCCCAACATTTTAAGACCCTGATGCCGCTCTTGAACCGTAAGTTTGATGGCGTCATCCACGTCGCGCGAGCCAATTCTGCCGAGTTCGTCGCGCCCTGGTCGCTGGTCTATGACATTCCCCTGACCGGCAAGACGCCGATCGTCTGCGAAGTCGTTTCCAACTGGGATGGCCGCTCCGACCTTGTGAGCGGGGACGTCAGACAATGCCCACACGGTCCACATGGGAAGGATGTGCTGTGTCCCTTTGGGTTCTGGGGCATGCGCTACGCAATAGAGCAGCTTGTGTCGACCGAGCACCCGCAAACGGCGATCGACGTCTACGAGGATTGCAAGATTATGGCGGTTCAGACGCTATATGACGTCGATTTGGCGTCCCTGTCAGCTCATCTTGCTTCCCTGACCAAGATCATCTCGGCGCGTTTGCCAGGTGCGACCGTTTCGATCCAGAAGTCGAAAGCCTCCCTGGAGACCACCCTCTGGCAGGACATGCCGATCCTCTATTTTTATTGTCACGGGGAGCGGACGAACCCGTCCGATCCCGACGTCCATCTCGGTATCGAACGGGGGCAACTCATAACGGCCAATGACCTGAATAGCTGGGCTTGGTTTTGGATGTTTCAACAGGGTGCAATGATGTGGCAAAAGACACATCCACTTGTCTTCATCAATGCCTGTAGTTCGGTCGGGATTTATCCCGAAACCCTCATGTCCTATGTGGACGTGTTTATCGGACGGTTGCAGGCAGCCGGCGTCATCGGCACTGAAATCAAGGTCCATCAGAAGCTTGCGATGGAGTTTGCGGAGACGTTTTTCACACATCTCCTCCTGCCGGGCAATACTGTCGAAACCGCACTCCGGGCGCTGAGGCTCGACTATCTAAAGGAGGGAAATCTCTTCGGGCTGGTCTACACGCCCTATTGCTGGGCCGATCTACATCTTTCTATGCTCAGGCCTGGAGCAGATAACGGCCCGTGA